TATATTTTACCGTgaacacccatttgcaccctattacTTTCTTATCTGGTGGTAACTCCACTAATCGCCAAGTACCATTCAGCTCAAGTGCTTTCATCTCTTCGAGAACTGCTGTCTTCCATTGAGGAGTACCAAGTGCTTCATTGATATTTCTGGGAATCACAACATCTGATAGACTAGTGGTAAAAGCTTTAAATGGAGATGATAATTTTGCATAAGAGATGAATTTTGAAATAGGGTGTTGGGTGCAAGATCTACTTCCTTTTCTTAAAGCAATAGGAATATCTAGATCTGATTGAGTGTTTGAGGGTAGAGTACCTGAATATTTTAACTGAGGTGGTTCTATCACTGGATCGGCCTCTTGACTGTGATGAGAATTCGTCActtgtttatttctttctcttctGGTATACACCCGAATTTCTTTCTGCATGTTTTGATTTTGAGAGTCATGAGAAGGTGGAAGATTTTCTGGTTCGGGAATGATTTCATTCACTGGAGGAAAGGACACGTCTAGGGGTAATTCTAAACCCCACGACCACTGAGCTTCTTGCTTGTGATGAATATGCTCCCCCTGAAGCGGAGTGGGAGTGAAGTATGGAGTATTTTCGAAAAAAGTTACATCGCGGGAGATGTAGATTTTCTTGGTGAGGGGACAGTAACAGCGATAGCCTTTCTGTGTAGGAGAATATCCTAGGAAAACTGTTTTTATGGCTTTAGGATCAAGTTTACTCCGGTGTTGGGAGTGCACATGGACAAAGGTGGTGCATCCAAAGACTTTTACTGGCAGAGTATTTGTGGAAATGTGAGGATAAAGAAACTGAAGAATAGAATATGGTGTCTTAAATTGAAGAGGCCGACTGGGAAGGCGATTGATTAGATAAGTAGCAGTGAGTACAGCATCGCCCcaaagatattttggagcattcATGTTGAACATGATAGCACGAGCTACTTCTAAGAGGTGACGATTTTTCCTTTCGGCTACTCCATTCTGCTGCGGAGTATCTACACACGAGCTCTGGTGAACAATCCCATTTTGTAGAAGGTAGGGACCAAGAGTGGTATTGAAGTATTCAGTACCGTTATCGGTACGAAGTGTCCGAATAGATGTCTGGTACTGTGTTTGGATCATTTTGTGGAAGTTTTGGAATACCTGACAGGTTTCGGATTTGTGCCTAAGAAGGTACACCCAAGTAATTCGTGTATGGTCATCAATGAATGTAATAAACCAACGTTTACCAGAAGAAGTCGTGACCTTGGATGGTCCCCATACGTCACTATGAATAAGAGAGAAAGGACTAGAGGGTGTATACAGTTTGTGAGGAAATGAAACACGAGTATGTTTAGCAAGTTGGCAAATATCACATTGAAAATCCgcaacatttttatttaaaaacaaagAAGGAAATAAATGTCTTAAATATAAAAAACTTGGATGTCCAAGTCGACAATGCCACAACATAATTTTTTGAGAAGTTGCATCAAAAGATGAATTAGAAATAGAACTTGAAGTTAAACAGTGCAGGTAAGGCAACTCTTTGTTCGGGTGCTGAAAGAAATAAAGGCCGTCACGAATCCTAGCACTGCCAATCATCCTCCCCGATGATAGATCCTAAAATTGACAAGAATCAGACATAAATTTAGCAAGACAGTGATTATCAGAGGTTAATTTTTGAACAGAGATTAAGTTGCATTTTAAGGAAGGAACAAAGAGAACTGATTTAAGAAATAAATCAGTAGAGAATTTTATGGTGCCAATGCCTGCAATAGGTGAGTGAGTACCATCTGCAATCTTAACACTAGAGGCAGTAGAGCAGGGACTATAAGAATCAAACAAATGAAGTAAACCTGTCATGTGATCAGTCGCCCCTGAATCGATGATCCATGGTGTATGGGAAGCGGAAGAGAAATTACCAGAGTGTGCAACAGAAGCACTATGAGACTCGGGACCAGATTTGGGTTTTATGGAGGATTGACCAAGGAGAGTGTATAAATGCTTGAGTTGTTCCTTACTGAATGAAAGGGCAGCAGTACCGCTTTGAGTAGTGCTATTCTCAGACTGGGTTTGGTAGGCCTTTCTGTCATTTTGGCGACGGGGAGTCCAATTTGGTGGTTTACCATGAATTTCCCAACAAGTGGAGCGAGTGTGACCATGACGTTGACAGTGATCACACCAAGGTCGATCACCCTTGCGATTAGGTCGAGGATCAGGATTTGATCTGCCAAACGGTGGTGGACCAGATTTTGAGACAAGAGCTGAACTCTCTACGGGCGATAATTCTTGAGTAGTGAGCATGACGCGACGACGTGCTTCTTCACGTCTGACCTCAGAGAAAGCTTCTTCAGTGTCAGGAAATGGAGAACGACTCACCAAACGACCCCGAACTTCATCAAGATTACTGTTCAACCCAGTAAGAAATTCAAAGACCCGCTCTTTTTCTAATTGTTGGCGCTGAAGAGTGGTGCAGGTAGCACACAAAGGAGTGGTATCCAGATACAAATCGAGTTCCTGCCACAGGTCTTGTAAGTCTGAAAAATATTGGGTAACAGTGTGATTACCTTGCTTGATTTCTTTGAGTTTGGTACGAATTTCAAAAATCTGAGAGGCATTCCCAAGATCAGAGTACATCTTTTTTGCAGCATCCCATACTTCCTTAgcagttttaaaaaataaatacctgCGACTGATCTTTGGATCCATTGAATTAATAAGCCATGCAAGTACAATAGAATTCTCAGCCTGCCATACCTTGTAGGTTGAGTCAGTCAATGGAGGGGCAGGAAGGTCACCGGTGAGATATCCGAGTTTTCCACGTCCACAAATAACTAACTTTACTGACTGTGCCCACTGTAAATAGTTTCTACCATCAAGTTTGTGGGCTGTAATGTGGAGAGAGCTGGTATCATGACTATAAATGGAGCCAAAGGACTGACTTTGAATGGAATTTGAGTTAGGCCCACTAGTTTGAGAAGAAATTTCATCATTGCTTGACATGATGACACGTGGCTAAGGGTGGCTGACAAGTGGGGATGTatcaaataaaaaattgttttatggcAGGGAGATGTGAGAGGCGTGAGTAAGGAAAGGTTGGCTGAATCTGAATATGTGAGAGTGAATATAAGACTGAGATTGTCGAGGAGGGCTGGACAGAGATTGCTCCTGGAGTTGCAGACCGCCTGGAGCGCCGGAGATGTCGCCGAAGATGACGCTGGAAGTTGCAGAACCGCCTGGAGCACCGAAGATGTCGCCGAAGATGACGCTGGAAGTTGCAGAACCGCCTGGAGCATCGAAGATGTCGCCAGAAGTTGCAGAAGCCGCCTGGAGCACTGAAGATGTCGCTGATGAAGACGCCGGAAGTTGCGACAACCGCCTGGAGTAGATCAGAGAggatagaaagaaaaaagaacCGTACGGCTCTGATACCATATAAAATGGGAGAGAAAAGTATGTTTTTTTTCTGTGTACTTTACAAGCTAGAACTTAGGCTTATATACAGATTTACACATTAATACAACATAAATACAATAAAAGAGAATTCCTATAGACTTTAGGAAACGGAAACATCTATTTGTAACGTATTATTTTCTGACTGTTAACAGATCAACTATCCTCGGAGACCCCGTGACAAGGTCAAACAGTTCCAACGGTCCGAAATACCCCCATAAAGGTTGAGCTCAACTTAATTTAGGATCTCGTTGCGAGATCATAATCGGCCCCTAGTACTACCTTCTCTTTGAGAAATAACACTAATCATGAAACCTAACCCTTAGTTTGATCAGCTATTCTTGGATATGTTTTCAAAAAATCGGATcgttccaacaatccaaaataccACCTAAATTGGTGAGGTAGGCCTAATGTAGGGTTTCGTTGTGAGATTGGTGTCGAACCCTAGTAGTACCTTCACTTTAAAAAATAACACTAATCATGAAACCTGCCCATAGTGTGATCGGCTATCCtctgataggttttgacaagatcaaACCTTTCCATTGGTCTAGGATACCCCCATAATTGGTTGGGCAAGCTCGATTTAGGATCTCATGGCGAGATCAAAGTCGGCCCCTAATCGTGACGCCTGACTCATAGTGTGATTTACTATCCTTGGAAACCCCATCACAAGATTGGAACGTTCCAATCGTCCAAAATACCCCATAAATTGGTGAGGTAGGCTCAATTTAGGATCTCCTTAAGAGATCGAAGTCGTCCCCTTGTAATGGCATCGCTTTGAGAAATAATACTAATCGTGAAACCTGACCCATAGTGTAATCGGCTATTTTCCCAAATGTTTTTACAATATCGGACCATTCCAGcggtccaaaatacccctaaatgGGTTAGGTAGGCACTTTTTGATCGGTTATTCTTGAATATGTTTTCACTATATCAGATTGTTCCAACAGTCTGAAATGCCCCCTAAATGGGTGAGGTGGGCTCAATTTAAGATCTCATTTCGAGATCAAAGTCGGGCCCTAGTAGTACTTTCTCTTTGAGAAATAACATCAATCGTGACACCTGACCCATAGTATGATCGGCTATCCTCAGAGAACTTATCACAAGAACGGATCATTCCAACCGTGTGAAATACCCCGTAAATGGGTGAGGTAGGCTCGATTTAGGATCTCGTTAAGAGATCAAAGTCGGTCCCTAGTAGTTCCTTCGCTTTGCGAAATAATAGTAATCGTGAAACCTAACCTATAATGTAATTGGCTATCCTGAGATATGTGTTCACAAGATCGGACAATTCCAACAGTCCGAAATACCCCCTAAATGAGTGAGGTAGGCTTGATTTAGGATCTCATTATAAAAGACTTATAATCtaattattttgttaagtttAAAATTTGTTACTACTTTTGTGTAATGTGGCATTTCTATGGTAATTTTGTACTAATTTGGTAAATTTGAAAATTGAGTCTGGCCCAAATAATGAGTACAGTCCAGACTAGTGCTTttcataaatttatttttaaagtaGGTACAGTCCAGCCCAAGCTCGCAcgcttggatgataccatggtacctagagcatggaatgcagaacatctaaagaagtattatcagtaaGACTTCCATGTTGAGGCAACGTTGTTATTGACCTGTCTAACGTGCAGGTTAAATGTAATAGTTATAAGTTCAATTTGAACTCCTTAATATGTAGCAAGAACAAGTCACATTAAGTTACCATGCAATTCACTTGTTTTTAGTGAATATGTTGTGACAATAAGTGAATATGTAGTAAAGTTTCTTGTTTAAGCAAAATGATTATCAAAATGCAtgaatggaatgatcaaagtgTCTGCCGAGATAaatccactacaagaaaaaatgcttttaataataccaaaaatgtgttatcaaaacatatcataacactttttgatgtgttaagaccgattatgttatcgtaggtcaaggtattttacataacactttatcattgttatacagatgtgttattatactgtcaacaataacacactttctgtgttattttaataaataaacaagtgtttaattatattatttatagtcgattatataacacatttcaatacttataaatttgtgttgtactacactttagtataacacatttttcgtgttatactacactttagtataacacattatttgtgttatataatgaagtttgcataacaaaattctttacttaaaaatatgttattataacacatttttcgtattattttaatatataaactttgtatattattatatataataaatgataTAACACATCTTCATGCTTATacaaaagtattataatatattatacttTAATACTTTTCTAACATTATTAATATTTAGATAACTTTAGTTCTTTTTGTAtgtattagcttagagaaacataatctttttttacttacacaaaactaggaaaaaaaatatgaaagttgaagccaaataaggtaacataaatagatttttattaattactcaaatgtaattacaatatttagtctactagtctaggcttaagaaatcatattacaacataatttatgcccaattcaaattccattatcactaaatacaaaacaagaaatgtatacaaaaattagtgaaatacattcttccattctaaaggtcttaactacaaatgttgtcaagaattgctccaaagaaatcatctcaatatacctgcacattgtaaaaaaaaaaagtccttttattattaagaacataagacttaagctactttccacctgtaagcatatgaagtttaaatttaatttgtaataactccaaaacttgaggAAACAAtagggtatagcaagatgtactaccatgcaaaacaacaACTGAAGCacaaaaacatgcaacttaaaacaaggcttCTGAAATGTATGAAGATAACAAACATATCATGCTCAATGATCAAAAAGTATGTGAGGAAGAATTGATTCCAGAACTCTAAATTCTATCAATATATCtccaaaaaaaataaagaataaaaacagaatcacactttgacttcttatacaacaaaatcataaagaaaaataataaaataaaaatgcccCTGGAAACTTCTTTAGCATCTTTAATATAATGTTTAGCCCAATTTCTacaataaaactaaaaataaagttaGAAAAAAGAACTCTttctaataaaaagaaagaagaatgtcaCTTGTGCAGCTAAGAAGATCCAAGAACTAAAGTCAAAGATATCAAAAAGCAGAGTTAAAAGTGCACTTTGCTACACAATATTCATATATGAATGGTTAAGAAACATGTGTTTGAAGGCTTAAAGAAATAAACTCATGGTGTGACATCTAAACCTCAATGAGATTTCGATCAACAGCGAGGGAGTTCAGGGTAAGAGTTCCAGTTTCTCGCTATAGAGGACATCCATTCCTACAATTTATCAATATGGAAAATTGGTGCTTTATGTTGATTTAGTTTCATTAGTGAAATAGAATATACATCTTCAATTTCTCTTTGCTTGCATGTTGAACCAGAAAACACCTCAGGACTTGCTCTCTTGGTGACTCGTAGGGACTCTCTGTAAGAGCTAATTGTACATAACAATATTGGACATGCTTACATATTGACACCAATCATCTTTACTCATCTAAAGCATCTACAAACAAGttcaataataaaaagaatatgcATCTGTCTAGTTTATTATTTGCTAGCCCATAAAAAGTTTACtaaaacaaaacaataaaatatcactataTCTAATCTGGACCTTACCCTTGAAATGTGAAATAAATGTCAAGACTAGGTGAAAATAATTGTGGAATGAACAGAAAATAAATTTAACGAATAATCTACTCACTTCACCATTAGCAAGGGCAATCGCCATCACACCTGCAGCTTCCACTCCATGACAATTGCATATATATCCTTGTTAAATTTCACTTAATATTATGTAACTTATATGAAAGCGCCTAGGAAACTTTGTACTTTTTCAagagaaaatataattaaaaaaaggaTGCTTTTTAATTTTGACAAATATGAAAAACAAACACTAGAACACAATCCTATTTTATGATAGCCATCCAATGATCAAAAGTATTTATATTTTGCTCAGTGCTCTACCCACCCAAGATTTTTACATGGAAGTGGTTCATTATAAAGAGATCTTTCTGTTTGGAAtgataattctttgcaaaatgtcATTCCAAACAAGATTTCGAGCATTTTCGACGGTTGTGTTTGAAAAGGTTTTGTACAATAAAAAAAATGGTCAATCACTTGAAAACATACCTGCATAAAGATCCAGGGAGGGTTCCTTCACACGAATATCTGTGATAACAAAAGTAAAAAGAAATGTTTGTGTTAATAAGAATCTCAGATTTTGCAACTCTTATCAGACTTTCAGAGAACCTTGTCTCACCTCACCTAATAAGCAGAGAGTATGTAGACCAAGATTCTGGTTGCTTTGAATTTTCTCATAGAAGTTGTCTAGTGTCCACGTTTCAGTAAAGAATGGTATTGACACTATCTCTCCATAACGGTAGAGCTGCAACCCACAAATTCCAATGGAATTCATCACCGAAGCATTGTGTATTACTTTGACAACAATACCCAATTTCTTTGCTCGAACAACAAGATCAGTGTGAGTTGTTGCTCTGAGTAGGAAATCCATATGTAAACATGAGGAAGAATAGAGGGAAATTTAAGTAAATTGAACAAAGAATCGCATGTATATAAATGTCATATTTGGAAAGTAAGATTGAATAAAGATTAGAGAAAAGTTTGAATCTGAAAACCTAATTAATCCAACTACAATAGGATAATTTAATCTTATTGAGAAACTTGAGAAAAAAACTATAACTTTGTCTCAAATTAGTTTTTatccaatccaaaactactttcCAAACATGACCAAAATGAATAAAAACGAACAGTTACAATCTAAGGAC
The genomic region above belongs to Humulus lupulus chromosome 1, drHumLupu1.1, whole genome shotgun sequence and contains:
- the LOC133794389 gene encoding probable diphthine methyl ester synthase isoform X1, which encodes MVEEKADEILSVARVSDVAFLVVGDPFGATTHTDLVVRAKKLGIVVKVIHNASVMNSIGICGLQLYRYGEIVSIPFFTETWTLDNFYEKIQSNQNLGLHTLCLLDIRVKEPSLDLYAGYICNCHGVEAAGVMAIALANGEVSRLFVKFIFCSFHNYFHLVLTFISHFKGKVQIRYSDILLFCFSKLFMG
- the LOC133794389 gene encoding probable diphthine methyl ester synthase isoform X2 translates to MVEEKADEILSVARVSDVAFLVVGDPFGATTHTDLVVRAKKLGIVVKVIHNASVMNSIGICGLQLYRYGEIVSIPFFTETWTLDNFYEKIQSNQNLGLHTLCLLDIRVKEPSLDLYAGYICNCHGVEAAGVMAIALANGEVY
- the LOC133794389 gene encoding probable diphthine methyl ester synthase isoform X3, whose product is MVEEKADEILSVARVSDVAFLVVGDPFGATTHTDLVVRAKKLGIVVKVIHNASVMNSIGICGLQLYRYGEIVSIPFFTETWTLDNFYEKIQSNQNLGLHTLCLLDIRVKEPSLDLYAGVMAIALANGEVY
- the LOC133794389 gene encoding probable diphthine methyl ester synthase isoform X4, with protein sequence MVEEKADEILSVARVSDVAFLVVGDPFGATTHTDLVVRAKKLGIVVKVIHNASVMNSIGICGLQLYRYGEIVSIPFFTETWTLDNFYEKIQSNQNLGLHTLCLLDIRVKEPSLDLYAGILR